A stretch of Lathyrus oleraceus cultivar Zhongwan6 chromosome 6, CAAS_Psat_ZW6_1.0, whole genome shotgun sequence DNA encodes these proteins:
- the LOC127093451 gene encoding synaptotagmin-2 isoform X1, with the protein MGILSTITGFLGFGIGTSIGLFIGYYIFIYFQSIHVKEPTFSPLVEQDLKTVQQLLPEIPLWIKNPDYDRLDWLNKFVEYMWPYLNKAICKTARTIAKPIIAEQIPKYKIDSVEFEELNLGSLPPTFQGMKVYSTDEKELIMELSMKWAGNPNIIVAVKAFGLRATVQVVDLQVFASPRITLRPLVPSFPCFANIYVSLMEKPHVDFGLKLLGADAMSIPGLYRIVQEIIKDQVAKMYLWPKALEVQIMDPTKAMKKPVGILHVKVVRALKLRKKDIMGASDPYVKLKLEDDKLGSKKTTVKYKNLNPEWNEEFKVVIKDPESQALMLTVFDWEKVGKHEKMGMNRIPLKDLTPNEPNELTLKLLKTIEPNDPENEKSRGELVVEVTYKPFKEDELSKNAEDTNAIEKAPEGTPASGGLLVIIIHEAEDLEGKHHTNPFARLLFKGEERKTKHVRKNRDPRWGETFEFTLDEPPTNERIYVEVISASSKLGLLHPKETLGYVDINLSDVVSNNRINGKYNLIDSKNGRIQIELQWRTP; encoded by the exons ATGGGAATTTTAAGTACCATAACTGGTTTCTTGGGATTTGGAATTGGAACTTCAATTGGATTATTCATTGGTTATTATATTTTTATATACTTTCAATCAATACATGTTAAG GAACCTACATTTAGTCCTTTGGTTGAACAAGATTTGAAAACTGTGCAACAATTGCTTCCAGAGATACCTCTTTGGATTAAAAATCCAGATTATGATCGT CTTGATTGGCTTAATAAATTTGTTGAGTATATGTGGCCTTATTTGAATAAG GCAATTTGTAAGACTGCAAGAACTATAGCAAAGCCAATTATTGCTGAACAAATTCCAAAGTATAAAATTGATTCTGTTGAATTTGAGGAACTTAACTTGGGTTCTTTACCACCAACTTTTCAAG GAATGAAAGTTTATAGTACTGATGAAAAGGAATTGATTATGGAATTATCAATGAAATGGGCTGGGAATCCTAACATTATAGTTGCAGTTAAAGCATTTGGATTGCGAGCCACAGTTCAG GTTGTTGATCTTCAAGTATTTGCTTCTCCGCGCATAACACTGAGGCCTTTGGTTCCTAGTTTTCCTTGTTTCGCCAATATTTACGTGTCTCTCATGGAGAAG CCACATGTTGATTTTGGACTAAAACTGCTTGGAGCTGATGCAATGTCTATTCCGGGTCTTTACAGGATTGTTCAG GAAATTATAAAAGATCAAGTTGCAAAAATGTATTTGTGGCCTAAAGCATTAGAGGTGCAAATAATGGATCCAACGAA GGCAATGAAAAAGCCAGTTGGAATCCTTCATGTGAAGGTTGTGAGAGCATTGAAACTTAGAAAGAAAGATATAATGGGAGCATCAGACCCTTATGTGAAACTTAAACTTGAAGATGATAAACTTGGTTCAAAGAAAACAACTGTAAAATACAAGAACTTGAATCCAGAATGGAATGAAGAATTTAAAGTGGTGATTAAAGATCCAGAATCTCAAGCCTTAATGCTTACTGTTTTTGACTGGGAAAAG GTTGGGAAGCATGAGAAGATGGGTATGAATAGAATTCCCTTGAAAGATCTTACACCAAATGAACCAAATGAACTTACTTTAAAATTACTCAAGACAATTGAACCTAATGATCCTGAAAATGAGAAGTCGCGTGGAGAGCTCGTCGTGGAGGTTACTTACAAACCTTTTAAGGAAGATGAGTTATCTAAGAATGCAGAAGACACAAATGCAATAGAAAAAGCTCCTGAAGGAACACCTGCTAGTGGTGGTTTGCTTGTGATTATCATTCATGAAGCTgaagatcttgaaggaaaacaCCATACAAATCCGTTTGCGCGACTTTTATTTAAAGGAGAGGAAAGAAAAACTAAG CATGTAAGGAAAAATAGAGATCCAAGATGGGGTGAAACATTTGAATTTACGCTAGATGAACCCCCCACAAACGAGAGGATTTATGTTGAAGTGATAAGTGCCTCCTCAAAGCTAGGTCTACTCCATCCTAAG GAAACACTAGGATACGTGGATATAAATTTATCTGATGTTGTTAGCAACAATAGAATCAATGGGAAGTATAATCTTATTGACTCTAAAAATGGAAGGATTCAAATTGAGCTTCAATGGAGAACTCCCTAA
- the LOC127093451 gene encoding synaptotagmin-2 isoform X2 has product MKVYSTDEKELIMELSMKWAGNPNIIVAVKAFGLRATVQVVDLQVFASPRITLRPLVPSFPCFANIYVSLMEKPHVDFGLKLLGADAMSIPGLYRIVQEIIKDQVAKMYLWPKALEVQIMDPTKAMKKPVGILHVKVVRALKLRKKDIMGASDPYVKLKLEDDKLGSKKTTVKYKNLNPEWNEEFKVVIKDPESQALMLTVFDWEKVGKHEKMGMNRIPLKDLTPNEPNELTLKLLKTIEPNDPENEKSRGELVVEVTYKPFKEDELSKNAEDTNAIEKAPEGTPASGGLLVIIIHEAEDLEGKHHTNPFARLLFKGEERKTKHVRKNRDPRWGETFEFTLDEPPTNERIYVEVISASSKLGLLHPKETLGYVDINLSDVVSNNRINGKYNLIDSKNGRIQIELQWRTP; this is encoded by the exons ATGAAAGTTTATAGTACTGATGAAAAGGAATTGATTATGGAATTATCAATGAAATGGGCTGGGAATCCTAACATTATAGTTGCAGTTAAAGCATTTGGATTGCGAGCCACAGTTCAG GTTGTTGATCTTCAAGTATTTGCTTCTCCGCGCATAACACTGAGGCCTTTGGTTCCTAGTTTTCCTTGTTTCGCCAATATTTACGTGTCTCTCATGGAGAAG CCACATGTTGATTTTGGACTAAAACTGCTTGGAGCTGATGCAATGTCTATTCCGGGTCTTTACAGGATTGTTCAG GAAATTATAAAAGATCAAGTTGCAAAAATGTATTTGTGGCCTAAAGCATTAGAGGTGCAAATAATGGATCCAACGAA GGCAATGAAAAAGCCAGTTGGAATCCTTCATGTGAAGGTTGTGAGAGCATTGAAACTTAGAAAGAAAGATATAATGGGAGCATCAGACCCTTATGTGAAACTTAAACTTGAAGATGATAAACTTGGTTCAAAGAAAACAACTGTAAAATACAAGAACTTGAATCCAGAATGGAATGAAGAATTTAAAGTGGTGATTAAAGATCCAGAATCTCAAGCCTTAATGCTTACTGTTTTTGACTGGGAAAAG GTTGGGAAGCATGAGAAGATGGGTATGAATAGAATTCCCTTGAAAGATCTTACACCAAATGAACCAAATGAACTTACTTTAAAATTACTCAAGACAATTGAACCTAATGATCCTGAAAATGAGAAGTCGCGTGGAGAGCTCGTCGTGGAGGTTACTTACAAACCTTTTAAGGAAGATGAGTTATCTAAGAATGCAGAAGACACAAATGCAATAGAAAAAGCTCCTGAAGGAACACCTGCTAGTGGTGGTTTGCTTGTGATTATCATTCATGAAGCTgaagatcttgaaggaaaacaCCATACAAATCCGTTTGCGCGACTTTTATTTAAAGGAGAGGAAAGAAAAACTAAG CATGTAAGGAAAAATAGAGATCCAAGATGGGGTGAAACATTTGAATTTACGCTAGATGAACCCCCCACAAACGAGAGGATTTATGTTGAAGTGATAAGTGCCTCCTCAAAGCTAGGTCTACTCCATCCTAAG GAAACACTAGGATACGTGGATATAAATTTATCTGATGTTGTTAGCAACAATAGAATCAATGGGAAGTATAATCTTATTGACTCTAAAAATGGAAGGATTCAAATTGAGCTTCAATGGAGAACTCCCTAA